Proteins encoded within one genomic window of Bombus vancouverensis nearcticus chromosome 4, iyBomVanc1_principal, whole genome shotgun sequence:
- the LOC143302578 gene encoding uncharacterized protein LOC143302578, giving the protein MASTIIDNVTAVAVDSTTSKEEWTMETGATESTTSSNFLINFTDANDISDETLPSRNELDALPTTISQLTTPSAAFQSNRRLETYNRTYYLDSRYVRKKFVSRRPVASSSSSENITNNWYPNIETSSHVPSTSERNEVGLSKRRKSLFVRRRPVSSTTARTTGFIEEDFIDENKFGDEKELQLEVRRNVENATPRINRAYDETFYPITPSAARESEEFWNRYTTPSTSERRSPFPVTVQSETTLDKSSANVDESSENEESHRSVSFNNRSPEIRPRYRVPESLKKTASVEGLYSLDSLPEESGESNNHKSRYQNFRQPRTRYKYREITRNQREENEESLADATHSPSFDSSTQVRTRFYARRPVSSTEPPVTETLIPAKKFDYVADAYRRQQSLRTTPRNQNEEADSTTWTSLNEERAEVQNFVDGDYVTTPSSQPLVTRLVTSVEESATTERQKILIKTKYSSLTSNTKIPLQTTIARLEHPATTASPISDTLERSTDSLDESEGNEDESVNEIRQGQVERSTLPIEGEFLYQARFTTESHESSTIEIESVFNNLIGSRDSTK; this is encoded by the coding sequence ATGGCCTCGACGATAATCGATAATGTTACCGCCGTTGCGGTCGATTCCACGACAAGCAAAGAGGAGTGGACAATGGAAACCGGTGCAACGGAATCAACCACGTCATCgaatttcttaattaatttcaccgACGCGAATGATATTTCGGATGAAACGTTACCATCGAGGAACGAACTCGACGCCCTGCCAACCACTATTTCGCAGCTCACTACACCTTCCGCGGCTTTCCAATCCAACCGTAGGTTAGAGACATACAATAGAACGTACTATTTAGACTCCAGATACGTGAGAAAGAAATTTGTAAGCAGGCGGCCagttgcttcttcttcttcttcggaaAATATCACCAACAATTGGTATCCAAATATAGAAACTTCGTCCCACGTGCCTTCAACTAGCGAGAGAAACGAAGTGGGTCTGTCGAAACGTAGAAAGAGCCTGTTCGTTCGTCGTAGACCGGTCTCCTCTACAACCGCGAGAACAACGGGATTTATCGAAGAAGATTTCATAGATGAGAATAAATTCGGGGACGAGAAGGAATTGCAGTTGGAAGTGCGACGTAATGTCGAAAACGCTACTCCAAGAATCAATCGAGCCTACGATGAAACCTTCTACCCTATTACTCCATCCGCCGCAAGGGAATCGGAAGAATTCTGGAACCGCTACACTACTCCATCGACCAGTGAAAGACGTTCTCCGTTTCCGGTAACTGTACAAAGCGAAACGACACTCGATAAAAGCTCCGCAAACGTCGACGAATCCTCAGAAAACGAAGAAAGCCATCGATCGGTATCCTTTAATAATCGTTCACCAGAGATTCGCCCTCGTTATAGAGTCCCAGAATCACTGAAGAAAACGGCGAGCGTGGAGGGTCTTTATTCTCTCGATTCGTTACCAGAGGAATCCGGAGAATCGAACAATCACAAGTCTAGATATCAGAACTTTCGTCAACCGAGGACGCGTTACAAATATCGAGAGATAACGAGGAATCAGCGAGAAGAGAACGAAGAATCGCTTGCAGATGCTACGCATTCGCCCAGCTTCGACTCCTCGACGCAGGTGAGAACGCGTTTCTACGCGAGACGTCCAGTGTCCAGCACAGAACCACCGGTCACGGAGACTCTGATTCCAGCGAAGAAATTCGACTACGTGGCGGATGCTTATAGAAGGCAACAATCTTTACGAACGACACCGCGTAATCAGAACGAAGAGGCAGATTCGACTACTTGGACGAGTTTGAACGAGGAACGAGCGGAGGTTCAGAACTTCGTAGATGGAGATTACGTGACTACGCCTTCTTCGCAACCGCTGGTGACGCGATTGGTCACATCCGTCGAGGAATCGGCCACCACGGAAAGACAAAAGATTCTGATAAAAACGAAATACTCTTCGTTAACGTCGAACACGAAGATTCCCCTTCAGACTACGATCGCTCGATTGGAACATCCTGCTACTACAGCCTCCCCGATCTCCGATACGCTGGAAAGATCTACAGATTCCCTGGATGAATCGGAAGGGAACGAGGACGAATCGGTGAATGAGATTCGCCAGGGCCAAGTCGAAAGATCCACGTTGCCCATAGAGGGTGAATTTCTTTATCAGGCACGATTCACCACGGAATCTCATGAATCGTCCACGATCGAGATCGAATCGGTGTTCAACAATTTGATCGGCAGTAGGGACTCTACCAAGTAA